The Desmodus rotundus isolate HL8 chromosome 3, HLdesRot8A.1, whole genome shotgun sequence genome includes a region encoding these proteins:
- the LOC112321615 gene encoding killer cell lectin-like receptor subfamily F member 1 isoform X2, translating into MSGDIVYADLQNVRASPLEHSSPVPRPDSHHHGILLKIGCTMITVLLIIIITLSIFVIQYKSARHTEVDNEFKESLCDRKNKSGTISSIVSSNSSTAHKSCPNKDWKLHGGKCYWVSTHKKSWIESRNDCATKNSQLMVIRDFIDMSFLWLHLSRSDYYWIGLSIPTKEKPWVWVDNNSFDPHLFSIEEGTPQTRSLKCAQGHRHVYKSA; encoded by the exons ATGTCTGGAGATATAGTCTACGCTGATCTCCAGAATGTTAGGGCTTCACCTTTAGAACATTCATCTCCAGTTCCGAGGCCTG ATTCTCACCATCATGGAATTCTTCTGAAAATTGGATGTACAATGATCACCGTCCTCCTCATAATAATAATTACACTCAGCATTTTTG ttatCCAGTACAAATCTGCAAGACATACCGAAGTGGATAATGAATTCAAAGAGTCACTCTgtgacaggaaaaataaatctggAACAATCAGCTCAATAG tttctTCCAACTCTTCTACTGCTCATAAATCATGCCCCAACAAAGACTGGAAGCTACATGGGGGGAAATGTTACTGGGTTTCTACCCATAAGAAATCTTGGATTGAAAGTAGAAATGACTGTGCCACGAAAAATTCACAGCTCATGGTGATTCGAGACTTCATTGATATG AGTTTCCTATGGCTGCACCTAAGTCGTTCAGACTATTATTGGATTGGCCTGAGTATTCCAACCAAAGAGAAACCATGGGTCTGGGTGGACAACAACTCATTTGACCCCCATCT GTTTTCAATAGAAGAAGGCACGCCACAGACTCGGAGCCTGAAATGCGCCCAG gggcACAGGCATGTTTATAAATCTGCATGA
- the LOC112321615 gene encoding killer cell lectin-like receptor subfamily F member 1 isoform X1: protein MSGDIVYADLQNVRASPLEHSSPVPRPDSHHHGILLKIGCTMITVLLIIIITLSIFVIQYKSARHTEVDNEFKESLCDRKNKSGTISSIVSSNSSTAHKSCPNKDWKLHGGKCYWVSTHKKSWIESRNDCATKNSQLMVIRDFIDMSFLWLHLSRSDYYWIGLSIPTKEKPWVWVDNNSFDPHLFSIEEGTPQTRSLKCAQVSRINVIGKKCEDREQWICQL, encoded by the exons ATGTCTGGAGATATAGTCTACGCTGATCTCCAGAATGTTAGGGCTTCACCTTTAGAACATTCATCTCCAGTTCCGAGGCCTG ATTCTCACCATCATGGAATTCTTCTGAAAATTGGATGTACAATGATCACCGTCCTCCTCATAATAATAATTACACTCAGCATTTTTG ttatCCAGTACAAATCTGCAAGACATACCGAAGTGGATAATGAATTCAAAGAGTCACTCTgtgacaggaaaaataaatctggAACAATCAGCTCAATAG tttctTCCAACTCTTCTACTGCTCATAAATCATGCCCCAACAAAGACTGGAAGCTACATGGGGGGAAATGTTACTGGGTTTCTACCCATAAGAAATCTTGGATTGAAAGTAGAAATGACTGTGCCACGAAAAATTCACAGCTCATGGTGATTCGAGACTTCATTGATATG AGTTTCCTATGGCTGCACCTAAGTCGTTCAGACTATTATTGGATTGGCCTGAGTATTCCAACCAAAGAGAAACCATGGGTCTGGGTGGACAACAACTCATTTGACCCCCATCT GTTTTCAATAGAAGAAGGCACGCCACAGACTCGGAGCCTGAAATGCGCCCAGGTATCTCGTATTAACGTAATTGGGAAAAAGTGTGAAGACCGTGAGCAATGGATTTGTCAGTTGTAA